One window from the genome of Perca flavescens isolate YP-PL-M2 chromosome 17, PFLA_1.0, whole genome shotgun sequence encodes:
- the LOC114572142 gene encoding uncharacterized protein LOC114572142: MDVLGLPRLYSAEDKTNPNAAAEDKTNPDAAAEDKTNPDAAAEDKTNPDAAAEDKTNPDTAAEDKNGQPGRSSQGSSRHARH, encoded by the coding sequence CCGAGGCTCTACTCAGCCGAGGACAAGACTAACCCAAATGCAGCAGCCGAGGATAAGACTAACCCGGACGCAGCAGCCGAGGACAAGACTAACCCGGACGCAGCAGCCGAGGACAAGACTAACCCGGACGCAGCAGCCGAGGACAAGACTAACCCGGACACAGCAGCCGAGGATAAGAACGGGCAACCCGGACGCAGCAGCCAAGGTTCAAGTCGCCATGCCCGACATTAA